Proteins from a single region of Acidobacteriota bacterium:
- the pilO gene encoding type 4a pilus biogenesis protein PilO has protein sequence MLEKFKALAWHIQLIVLVGLAALLYLSVWYFVTSGTRAEIQQLEDQVAQKTSQNETARVATQRINEFRSVYASKSQEYDELKVLLPEQREITNVLQGLQDTASGSKLVMMRFNPREDSQKDGVMAKPVEVEVDSNFANLRVFFDKMAKLQRIVSISDFKLTRLPAQTGDRTLHSRFMLTAYYASPDDLTPKPAAQKPGDPNAPTPAGAPNSQPQPAPQQPAAK, from the coding sequence ATGTTAGAAAAATTCAAAGCCCTTGCGTGGCACATACAGTTAATCGTTCTGGTCGGACTCGCGGCCCTGCTTTATCTGTCGGTCTGGTATTTCGTGACCAGCGGAACGCGTGCTGAAATCCAACAGCTTGAGGATCAGGTCGCACAAAAGACGTCGCAGAATGAAACGGCGCGGGTCGCGACTCAGAGAATCAACGAGTTTCGCTCGGTCTATGCGAGCAAGTCGCAGGAATACGACGAACTCAAGGTCCTCTTGCCGGAACAGCGCGAGATCACCAACGTTCTTCAGGGACTCCAGGATACCGCCAGCGGAAGCAAACTCGTTATGATGCGTTTCAATCCGCGCGAAGATTCGCAGAAGGACGGCGTGATGGCCAAACCGGTCGAGGTTGAAGTCGACAGCAACTTCGCGAATCTGCGGGTTTTCTTCGACAAGATGGCGAAACTTCAGCGAATCGTCTCGATCAGCGATTTCAAGCTGACGAGGCTTCCGGCCCAGACCGGCGACCGTACGCTTCATTCACGATTTATGCTGACGGCGTATTATGCGTCGCCTGACGATCTGACACCGAAACCGGCCGCGCAAAAGCCCGGAGATCCTAAT
- a CDS encoding acyl-CoA dehydrogenase family protein, producing the protein MNFDFSPRSKELQKRLESFMREYVYPKESTYREEINTGDRWAPLDLIEELKSKARAEGLWNLFLPEISGLTNLEYAPLAEIMGRVFWSSEVFNCSAPDTGNMEVLERYGTPEQKETWLRPLLAGEIRSCFSMTEPEVASSDATNICASIVRDGDEYVLNGLKWWSTGAGDPRCKLAIFMGKTDPGAAKHLQQSMILVPLDAPGVKVERNLQVFGFDDAPNGHSEISFRDVRVPVTNLLLGEGRGFEIAQGRLGPGRVHHCMRLIGVAERSLELMCARAKARVAFGKALAEQGVMRQWIAESRLAIDQARLLVLKTAWMMDEVGNKTARREIAMIKAAVPPMALKVVDRAIQAHGGAGVCEDFPLANFWIIARMLQIADGPDEVHLESIAKMELRRERV; encoded by the coding sequence ATGAACTTCGACTTTTCACCGAGATCCAAAGAACTTCAGAAGCGGCTTGAGTCGTTTATGCGTGAGTACGTTTATCCAAAAGAGTCCACGTACAGGGAAGAGATCAACACCGGCGACCGCTGGGCGCCACTGGACCTGATCGAGGAACTCAAGTCGAAAGCACGTGCCGAAGGACTATGGAATTTGTTTCTTCCGGAGATCTCCGGATTGACGAACCTCGAATACGCGCCTTTGGCCGAGATAATGGGCCGCGTCTTCTGGAGTTCCGAGGTCTTCAATTGTTCGGCTCCGGACACCGGCAATATGGAAGTCCTCGAGCGCTACGGAACGCCTGAACAGAAAGAAACCTGGCTTAGGCCGCTGCTTGCCGGCGAGATACGCTCTTGCTTTTCGATGACCGAGCCGGAGGTCGCATCGTCCGATGCGACGAATATCTGCGCGTCGATCGTCCGCGACGGCGACGAATATGTCCTGAACGGGTTGAAATGGTGGTCGACCGGCGCCGGAGACCCGCGCTGCAAACTGGCGATCTTTATGGGCAAGACAGATCCCGGCGCGGCGAAGCATTTACAGCAATCGATGATCCTGGTTCCGCTTGACGCGCCCGGAGTGAAGGTTGAACGCAACCTTCAGGTTTTTGGTTTTGACGACGCGCCGAACGGACATTCGGAGATCTCGTTCAGGGACGTTCGCGTGCCGGTCACGAATCTTCTGCTCGGCGAGGGGCGCGGGTTTGAGATCGCGCAGGGACGTCTCGGGCCGGGACGCGTTCATCATTGTATGCGCTTGATCGGCGTTGCCGAGCGCTCGCTTGAATTGATGTGCGCGCGCGCTAAAGCGAGAGTCGCTTTCGGGAAGGCGCTCGCGGAGCAGGGTGTGATGCGCCAGTGGATCGCCGAGTCGCGCCTGGCGATCGATCAAGCGCGGCTACTGGTGCTGAAGACAGCCTGGATGATGGATGAGGTCGGCAACAAAACGGCCCGCCGCGAGATCGCGATGATCAAGGCGGCGGTTCCGCCGATGGCGCTGAAGGTGGTCGACCGCGCGATTCAGGCTCACGGCGGTGCCGGAGTCTGCGAAGACTTTCCTTTGGCGAATTTTTGGATAATCGCGCGGATGCTGCAAATCGCCGACGGCCCGGATGAAGTTCATCTTGAGTCGATCGCAAAGATGGAGTTAAGACGGGAGAGAGTTTGA
- a CDS encoding N-acetyltransferase, which translates to MNIRNVTPEDAAMVVDVYNYYIKNTHHTFETEPVGAEEMARRIAEVTKDFPFLVAEDDGAIHGYAYASQFRLRQEFEFTAEVLIYVRNEAKQKGIGTALYSQLFDLLAETDIHAIVAGISFPNDASIRFHEKLGFEKVAHFKEVGYKLGRWVDVGYWELSNKLND; encoded by the coding sequence ATGAACATCAGAAACGTAACGCCGGAAGACGCCGCAATGGTTGTCGATGTTTACAATTACTACATCAAGAACACGCATCATACATTTGAAACCGAGCCGGTCGGCGCCGAGGAAATGGCGCGCCGAATCGCGGAAGTAACGAAGGATTTTCCGTTTCTCGTGGCCGAAGACGACGGCGCGATTCACGGCTACGCGTACGCCTCGCAGTTTCGTCTCCGGCAGGAGTTCGAGTTTACGGCCGAGGTTCTGATCTATGTCCGGAACGAGGCGAAGCAGAAGGGCATCGGCACCGCGCTTTACTCGCAGCTTTTCGATTTGCTCGCCGAAACGGACATTCATGCCATCGTTGCCGGAATCTCGTTCCCAAACGACGCGAGCATTCGTTTTCACGAGAAACTCGGATTCGAAAAGGTCGCGCATTTCAAGGAGGTCGGCTACAAACTCGGGCGCTGGGTCGATGTGGGTTATTGGGAACTGAGCAACAAACTCAATGACTAA
- a CDS encoding PilN domain-containing protein, giving the protein MIKVNLLNSVTERHSGTVATVERKVGSATSRLLLMAAAVFVLAIALIGWDVVSTQMAKADAEARLEEQKRIASELEAVMKEQKELEAKIAAIDARIGAIKKLREEQSGPSAVLDALRERISMVPGLYLESVEQKGDQLEIRGTSNDESAPTRFGQSLEFSGGLFSNLGIETTRKEEAITTQASTTTPTTTNPAEAPKLVSFDFVIRCAYSAKAGQNPTSTTAANQPGPGGPPNGAPAPPQVAKN; this is encoded by the coding sequence ATGATCAAAGTAAACCTATTAAATTCAGTAACCGAAAGACATAGCGGCACGGTCGCAACCGTCGAACGGAAAGTCGGAAGCGCGACGTCTCGTCTCCTCCTGATGGCTGCCGCGGTCTTCGTCCTGGCGATCGCACTCATTGGCTGGGACGTGGTCAGCACCCAGATGGCGAAAGCCGACGCCGAGGCGAGGCTCGAGGAACAGAAACGCATCGCGTCTGAACTCGAAGCGGTGATGAAGGAGCAGAAGGAACTCGAAGCGAAGATCGCCGCGATCGATGCCCGCATCGGTGCGATCAAGAAGCTTCGCGAAGAACAGTCGGGACCGAGCGCGGTGCTTGACGCGCTGCGAGAACGCATTTCGATGGTTCCGGGGCTTTATCTCGAAAGCGTTGAGCAAAAGGGAGATCAGCTCGAGATCCGCGGAACGTCGAACGACGAATCGGCGCCGACTCGATTTGGTCAGAGTCTCGAATTCTCCGGCGGCCTGTTCTCGAACCTCGGTATCGAAACAACGCGCAAGGAAGAAGCCATCACGACCCAGGCTTCGACGACGACACCGACGACGACCAACCCGGCGGAAGCCCCGAAACTCGTATCGTTCGATTTCGTGATCCGTTGCGCGTATTCGGCGAAAGCCGGTCAAAATCCGACGTCGACGACGGCGGCGAACCAACCAGGTCCGGGCGGTCCCCCGAACGGCGCCCCGGCTCCGCCGCAAGTCGCAAAGAATTAA
- a CDS encoding alpha/beta hydrolase has protein sequence MTKRTIFFAHANGFPARTYSKIFSLLGDEFEIDFVERFGHDPRFEVTDNWPHLREELRHAIETRHSEPVIGVGHSLGGVLHLMVACERPELYRQIILLDAPIISRLSSHGLRILKLAKLIDRYSPSQMTRFRRNTWKSRDEAFDHFAAKPKFSAFDPDVLRDYIDYGTVETEKGIELFFTPRVEAAIYRTIPHHLPKLRGRLRVPTAYVGGSDSREGRLARLSFMQKHFGIEVETVPGSHLFPFESPEMTASTIRSLILGP, from the coding sequence ATGACTAAGCGAACGATCTTTTTCGCTCACGCCAACGGTTTTCCCGCGCGGACATACAGCAAGATTTTTTCGCTGCTTGGCGACGAGTTTGAGATCGACTTCGTCGAGCGATTCGGGCACGATCCGCGCTTTGAAGTCACCGACAATTGGCCGCATCTCCGCGAAGAACTTCGCCACGCGATCGAAACGCGTCACTCCGAACCGGTGATTGGCGTCGGCCACAGCCTCGGCGGCGTTCTCCATCTGATGGTCGCCTGCGAACGCCCCGAACTCTACCGACAGATCATATTGCTCGACGCGCCGATCATCAGCCGTCTCAGCAGCCACGGACTGCGAATCCTCAAACTCGCCAAATTGATCGATCGCTACTCGCCGTCGCAAATGACGCGATTTCGTCGAAATACGTGGAAATCGCGTGACGAAGCGTTTGATCATTTCGCGGCCAAGCCGAAGTTCTCTGCGTTCGATCCCGATGTATTGCGTGACTACATCGACTACGGAACGGTCGAAACCGAGAAGGGGATCGAACTCTTCTTCACGCCGCGCGTCGAAGCCGCGATCTATCGGACGATCCCGCACCATCTGCCGAAACTCCGCGGGCGCCTCCGCGTCCCGACCGCCTATGTCGGCGGTTCAGATTCGCGCGAGGGCCGTCTTGCCCGGCTTTCTTTTATGCAGAAGCATTTCGGGATTGAAGTCGAGACCGTTCCGGGATCGCATCTTTTTCCATTCGAAAGTCCGGAAATGACGGCTTCGACGATCCGGTCCTTGATCCTCGGTCCTTGA
- a CDS encoding pantoate--beta-alanine ligase: MEIINRRQRMASLARKLRREGKTVGFVATMGALHEGHLTLVREARQMSDIVIVSIFVNPTQFNEPTDFEKYPRDITTDAAMLAEYQIDYIFAPDTEEIYPPNFATYVYVEGLTETLEGSSRPGHFRGVATIVTILLNTIRPDFAFFGQKDAQQVAVIARLAKDLGFDTEIVVLPTVREESGLAMSSRNERLTAEQREKASVIYRALREAKGAARNGERNAANLHEIVRRTIGNEPLAQIDYVALVDSETLEPIDRIAERPVLIAVAARFGDVRLIDNVVIDSLQ; the protein is encoded by the coding sequence ATGGAGATTATCAACCGCAGACAACGAATGGCCTCGCTCGCGCGCAAACTTCGGCGCGAAGGCAAGACCGTCGGGTTCGTCGCGACGATGGGCGCTCTTCACGAAGGTCATTTGACGCTCGTTCGCGAGGCGCGGCAAATGTCCGACATCGTCATCGTTTCGATCTTCGTGAATCCAACGCAGTTCAACGAACCGACGGACTTTGAAAAGTATCCGCGCGATATCACTACCGACGCGGCGATGCTTGCCGAATATCAGATCGATTACATTTTTGCTCCCGACACGGAAGAGATCTATCCGCCGAATTTCGCGACTTACGTTTATGTCGAGGGCCTGACGGAAACCCTCGAAGGATCGTCACGGCCCGGACATTTTCGTGGCGTTGCGACGATCGTCACGATACTGCTCAATACTATCCGTCCCGACTTTGCGTTTTTCGGCCAGAAGGACGCGCAGCAGGTCGCGGTCATTGCGCGGCTCGCGAAAGATCTCGGATTCGATACCGAGATCGTCGTTCTGCCAACGGTTCGCGAAGAATCCGGACTCGCGATGTCGTCGCGCAACGAACGCCTGACCGCCGAACAGCGCGAAAAGGCTTCGGTGATCTATCGGGCCCTTCGCGAAGCAAAGGGCGCCGCCCGAAACGGCGAACGAAATGCCGCGAATCTTCACGAAATCGTGCGCCGAACGATCGGGAACGAGCCCTTGGCGCAGATCGATTACGTCGCCTTGGTCGATAGCGAAACCCTGGAACCGATCGATCGGATCGCCGAAAGACCCGTTTTGATTGCAGTTGCGGCCCGATTTGGCGATGTTCGGCTGATCGATAACGTCGTCATCGACTCCTTGCAGTAA
- the panB gene encoding 3-methyl-2-oxobutanoate hydroxymethyltransferase codes for MAYLQPDRPEKVYLPAIRAAKEKGEKLVCLTAYDYPTARIVDEAGVDMILVGDSIGNVVHGYGNTIPVSLDEITTACIAVKRATERAMVIADMPYGTYHVNPDETVRNALRLMKNGGAEAVKLEGGRNRVDLVKRLVDEEIPVCAHIGLTPQSVYKLGGYRVQGRTAEHAKRLIDDAKMLEDAGAFAIVLELVPREVAEIITKELTISTIGIGAGLECDIQVLVLHDLVGMTFGRQPRFVRQYANVRQVMTDAIQSWTNDVKNGLYPNDKESYGLTDETKKELENM; via the coding sequence ATGGCTTATCTACAACCCGACCGACCCGAAAAAGTTTATCTGCCGGCCATTCGCGCGGCGAAGGAAAAGGGCGAAAAGCTCGTTTGTTTGACCGCCTACGACTATCCGACGGCGCGCATCGTCGATGAGGCGGGCGTCGATATGATCCTTGTCGGCGACAGCATCGGGAACGTCGTGCACGGATACGGAAACACGATCCCGGTCAGTCTCGACGAGATCACGACCGCCTGCATCGCCGTCAAGCGCGCGACCGAACGCGCGATGGTCATCGCCGATATGCCGTACGGAACCTATCACGTCAATCCTGACGAAACCGTCCGCAACGCGCTGCGTTTGATGAAGAACGGCGGCGCCGAAGCGGTCAAGCTCGAAGGCGGACGCAACCGAGTCGATCTCGTCAAACGCCTTGTCGATGAGGAAATCCCGGTTTGCGCGCACATCGGACTGACGCCGCAGTCAGTTTACAAACTCGGCGGCTACCGCGTTCAGGGACGCACCGCCGAACACGCGAAACGCTTGATCGACGATGCCAAAATGCTCGAAGACGCCGGCGCTTTCGCGATCGTTCTCGAGCTCGTCCCGCGCGAAGTCGCGGAGATCATCACCAAAGAACTAACGATCTCGACGATCGGCATCGGCGCCGGACTCGAATGCGACATTCAGGTTCTGGTCCTTCACGACCTCGTCGGGATGACGTTCGGCCGCCAGCCACGCTTCGTCCGCCAGTACGCAAACGTACGGCAGGTGATGACCGACGCCATACAGAGTTGGACGAACGACGTCAAAAACGGCCTTTATCCGAACGACAAGGAATCTTACGGCTTGACGGACGAGACAAAGAAAGAGCTTGAAAATATGTGA
- a CDS encoding TlpA family protein disulfide reductase — protein sequence MKSTRMILSVFALSVVSAFAVSAQTLTSLNGEKVDLQGQNGKVVVLAIGASWLPLSKDQVLITGKLQKKYAAKEVVIYFVATDSLNTRSKNYASDEQLKAFALKCKLTADILRDSDGLLTLKKFSIDQLPSFVILDKTGKMSGEAFGGIDPESDLSIPLSKAIDKLL from the coding sequence ATGAAAAGCACAAGAATGATCCTGTCAGTTTTCGCATTGTCGGTTGTCTCGGCATTCGCCGTTTCGGCGCAGACGCTGACGTCCCTGAATGGCGAGAAGGTGGATTTGCAGGGACAAAACGGCAAAGTGGTCGTTCTCGCGATCGGCGCCAGTTGGCTGCCGCTTTCGAAGGATCAGGTGTTGATCACCGGCAAGCTGCAGAAAAAGTACGCGGCCAAAGAAGTTGTCATCTATTTTGTCGCGACCGATTCCCTCAACACGCGCTCGAAGAATTATGCGAGCGACGAACAGTTAAAGGCGTTCGCGCTGAAATGCAAATTGACGGCCGATATCCTGCGCGATTCCGACGGGCTGCTGACCTTGAAGAAATTCTCGATCGACCAGCTTCCTTCGTTCGTAATCCTCGACAAGACCGGAAAAATGTCCGGCGAAGCTTTTGGCGGCATCGATCCCGAAAGCGATCTTTCAATTCCGCTTTCGAAGGCGATCGACAAACTGCTGTGA
- the folK gene encoding 2-amino-4-hydroxy-6-hydroxymethyldihydropteridine diphosphokinase, whose amino-acid sequence MDSEAIIAYVGLGSNLGDRAGNLLLAVRGLMEAGLCVHKLSGIYETEPVGVTDHSNYLNMAAEVHLSGITPSQMMTRMLRIEYLLGRKDKFLQKPRSVDLDLLLFDGIEVDSELVKIPHPQMHERRFVLVPLAEIAPHAVHPGLQKTAAELLATVEDNSSVHRWSPNTNVVFEHGEMKLSLKTLKTMT is encoded by the coding sequence GTGGACTCTGAAGCAATCATCGCTTACGTCGGCCTCGGTTCGAATCTCGGCGACCGTGCGGGCAATCTGCTTCTCGCCGTTCGGGGGCTGATGGAGGCCGGTTTGTGCGTGCACAAGCTTTCGGGGATTTATGAAACAGAACCCGTTGGCGTCACCGATCACTCCAACTACCTTAATATGGCGGCCGAAGTCCACCTTTCCGGCATCACGCCGTCGCAAATGATGACGCGAATGCTGAGAATCGAATATCTTCTAGGACGCAAGGACAAGTTTCTCCAGAAACCGCGATCGGTCGATCTCGATCTTCTCTTGTTTGACGGGATCGAGGTTGACTCGGAACTGGTGAAGATCCCGCATCCGCAGATGCACGAACGGCGGTTCGTCCTCGTCCCGCTTGCCGAGATCGCGCCGCACGCCGTTCATCCCGGATTGCAGAAAACCGCCGCGGAATTGCTTGCGACGGTCGAAGACAATTCCTCCGTTCACCGTTGGAGCCCGAACACGAACGTCGTTTTTGAACACGGCGAAATGAAATTATCCTTGAAGACCTTAAAGACAATGACTTAG
- a CDS encoding phosphotransferase family protein has translation MTDSDTRPVRAGEELDLTKLREFLASRLDSGSNDLEILQFPSGSSNLTYCVKIGDAEYVLRRPPFGNQVKSAHDMSREFNVLSKLSPVYAPAPKPLVYCDDESVIGSEFYLMERREGLIIRGKSPDFLEDSTDLQYAVCESFINNLAALHAIEYKAIGLGDLGKPEGYVGRQIEGWTRRYFNAKTADQFELETAIEWLETHIPESEGAALVHNDYKFDNVMLNPRNVTEITAVLDWEMATIGEPLMDLGTTLGYWMGREAGPEMLAMPFNPRAMMENITRAELVEMYAVASGRDVSNILYYYVFGTFKIAVIAQQIYFRYSRGFTKDERFSRFNHFVNALGKIAMHAIGRGRI, from the coding sequence ATGACAGATTCAGACACCAGACCGGTGCGGGCCGGCGAAGAACTCGACCTGACAAAACTGCGGGAATTTCTGGCATCGCGTCTCGATTCCGGGTCGAATGACCTCGAGATCCTCCAATTCCCTTCCGGAAGTTCGAATTTGACTTACTGCGTGAAGATCGGCGACGCCGAATATGTGCTGCGTCGTCCGCCGTTCGGAAATCAGGTCAAGTCGGCGCACGATATGTCCCGCGAATTCAACGTTTTGTCGAAACTAAGTCCGGTTTACGCGCCCGCGCCGAAGCCTTTGGTTTACTGTGACGACGAATCGGTGATCGGTTCGGAATTTTACCTGATGGAACGCCGCGAAGGACTGATCATCCGCGGCAAATCGCCGGATTTTCTTGAAGATTCGACCGATCTTCAATACGCCGTTTGCGAATCGTTCATCAATAACCTCGCCGCGCTCCACGCGATCGAATACAAAGCGATCGGACTCGGCGATCTTGGCAAGCCGGAAGGATACGTCGGGCGTCAGATCGAAGGCTGGACGAGGCGCTATTTCAACGCCAAGACTGCCGATCAGTTCGAACTTGAAACCGCGATCGAATGGCTCGAAACACATATTCCCGAATCCGAAGGCGCGGCGCTCGTACATAACGACTACAAATTCGACAATGTGATGCTGAATCCGCGGAACGTCACCGAGATCACTGCCGTTCTCGATTGGGAAATGGCGACGATCGGCGAACCGCTGATGGATCTCGGAACAACGCTTGGCTATTGGATGGGGCGCGAGGCCGGTCCGGAGATGCTCGCGATGCCGTTCAACCCGCGAGCTATGATGGAAAACATCACCCGCGCCGAACTGGTCGAAATGTACGCCGTCGCGAGCGGACGCGACGTTTCGAACATTCTCTATTATTACGTCTTCGGAACATTCAAAATCGCCGTCATCGCGCAGCAGATCTACTTTCGTTACTCGAGGGGGTTCACGAAAGACGAACGATTTTCGAGGTTCAATCATTTCGTCAACGCGCTCGGCAAGATCGCGATGCACGCGATCGGTCGCGGACGGATTTGA
- a CDS encoding glycoside hydrolase family 1 protein has protein sequence MKRILKTILIFSAIAGAAYSVAIAYFHFKYPQTRWDWAKIDTNDIAFPKGFIWGTATAAHQIEGSNENTNWGEWEKDPKRIRDGSDATQAVDGWNRAKDDVRLMKELGVNSYRFSLAWNKIEPEKGKISEDALKHYDGLIDELKANGIEPMITLHHFTHPLWFERLGAFENEANIARFVEFSKLVFERYRDRVKHWVTINEPNVFVTSGYFNTVFPPGRSDPKLAAEVLKNLLKAHVEVYRELKRIESRQSGIPNPKSEIGLAVSIFQFEPARRWHLGDWAIARVSSNTFNESVLGFFRDGTMNFYVPFEADLSYTDRSAPETLDFVGVNYYSHYAYRFESDFKKATRSLPVEGEEMTDMPYTIYTEGISRAIDDAARLKKPIIITENGIADALDDRRDKYIRQSLYAVSKAIREGRDIRGYYYWTLLDNFEWAEGYTQKFGLFDVDRVTYERRLRPGARAFIETVRRSGSE, from the coding sequence ATGAAACGGATTCTGAAGACGATCCTGATTTTCTCGGCAATCGCCGGCGCGGCCTATTCCGTTGCGATCGCCTACTTTCATTTCAAATACCCGCAGACGCGCTGGGACTGGGCGAAGATCGACACCAACGACATTGCTTTTCCGAAGGGCTTCATTTGGGGAACGGCGACGGCCGCGCACCAGATCGAGGGAAGCAACGAAAACACGAACTGGGGTGAATGGGAAAAGGATCCGAAGCGGATCCGCGACGGCAGCGATGCGACCCAGGCGGTCGACGGTTGGAACCGTGCAAAAGATGACGTCAGGCTGATGAAGGAACTCGGCGTCAACTCGTATCGCTTTTCGCTTGCGTGGAACAAGATCGAGCCAGAAAAGGGGAAGATCAGCGAAGACGCGCTGAAGCATTACGACGGGCTGATCGACGAGTTGAAGGCGAACGGGATCGAGCCGATGATCACGCTTCATCATTTCACTCATCCGCTCTGGTTCGAACGCCTCGGCGCGTTTGAGAACGAGGCGAACATCGCGCGCTTCGTCGAATTTTCAAAGCTCGTCTTCGAACGCTATCGCGATCGCGTCAAGCATTGGGTAACGATCAACGAGCCGAACGTCTTCGTCACGTCGGGTTATTTCAATACCGTTTTTCCTCCCGGCAGGTCCGACCCGAAACTCGCCGCCGAAGTGTTGAAGAATCTCCTCAAGGCCCACGTCGAGGTTTATCGGGAACTGAAGCGGATCGAGTCGAGGCAATCCGGAATCCCGAATCCGAAATCGGAGATCGGCCTGGCTGTGAGCATCTTCCAGTTTGAGCCCGCGCGTCGTTGGCACCTCGGAGACTGGGCTATCGCCCGGGTTTCCTCGAACACATTCAATGAATCGGTACTCGGGTTCTTCCGTGACGGAACGATGAATTTCTACGTTCCTTTCGAGGCCGATCTGTCTTACACGGACAGAAGTGCGCCGGAGACGCTCGACTTTGTCGGCGTAAACTATTATTCGCATTACGCTTATCGGTTTGAGTCCGATTTCAAGAAGGCGACGCGGAGTCTTCCAGTCGAGGGCGAAGAAATGACCGATATGCCCTACACGATCTACACCGAGGGGATTTCACGCGCGATCGACGACGCGGCAAGGCTCAAGAAACCGATCATCATCACCGAGAACGGCATTGCCGACGCACTCGATGACCGTCGCGATAAATACATCCGTCAGAGTCTTTATGCGGTTTCAAAGGCCATCCGCGAAGGTCGGGACATCCGCGGCTATTATTATTGGACGCTTCTCGACAACTTCGAATGGGCGGAAGGCTACACGCAGAAGTTCGGACTGTTCGACGTCGACCGCGTGACCTACGAACGCAGACTTCGTCCCGGAGCCCGAGCATTTATCGAAACGGTGCGCCGTTCCGGTTCGGAATGA
- the pilM gene encoding type IV pilus assembly protein PilM, with the protein MLFGKKKGVAGLDVGSSSVKVVELDGKLSSLNLVGLGFENLPDDAIVDGQIMEMNAVSETIQDVCRNHQINAPQVVTGVSGHSVIVKNIVLPPMSRDELEESIDWHAEEHIPFDLADVSLDYHITEQSNSATSVVIAACKRERIDSLKQAVQLAGKQPVVIDIDTFALQNCYEINYQPDASQVVALLNIGASTMNVNIVQGVNSVFTRDITVGGSQFTDILQRNLGLSYQQAEAVKRGVSDASNGVDEKSIEPLINNVTEMVAMEIQKTFDFYRATTEDSGVQVQKILISGGGSKLAGLAEDISRKLELPVEVLDPFRQIKVDTRKFDPDYLSEIMPEMAVAVGLAVRGVELR; encoded by the coding sequence ATGCTATTCGGTAAAAAGAAAGGCGTTGCCGGTTTGGATGTCGGTTCAAGCTCTGTCAAAGTCGTCGAACTCGACGGAAAATTGAGCAGTTTGAATTTGGTCGGACTCGGGTTCGAAAACCTTCCGGATGATGCGATCGTCGACGGGCAGATAATGGAGATGAACGCCGTCAGCGAAACGATCCAGGACGTTTGTCGGAATCATCAGATAAACGCGCCGCAGGTCGTAACCGGCGTCAGCGGGCATTCGGTGATCGTCAAGAACATCGTGTTGCCGCCGATGAGCCGGGACGAGCTTGAAGAGTCGATCGATTGGCACGCCGAAGAGCACATTCCGTTCGATCTTGCCGACGTTAGCCTCGACTATCACATCACCGAGCAGTCGAACAGTGCGACAAGCGTCGTCATCGCCGCGTGCAAACGCGAGCGCATCGACAGTCTGAAGCAGGCGGTCCAGCTTGCCGGCAAACAGCCGGTGGTGATCGACATCGACACCTTCGCGCTTCAGAACTGCTACGAGATCAATTATCAGCCGGACGCCTCGCAGGTCGTCGCGCTGCTCAACATCGGCGCCTCGACGATGAACGTCAATATCGTTCAGGGCGTCAATTCGGTGTTCACACGCGACATCACCGTCGGCGGCAGCCAGTTCACAGATATTCTCCAGCGTAACCTCGGGCTCAGCTATCAGCAGGCGGAGGCGGTCAAGCGCGGAGTTTCCGACGCTTCGAACGGCGTTGACGAGAAATCGATCGAACCCTTGATCAACAACGTCACCGAGATGGTCGCGATGGAGATCCAGAAGACCTTTGACTTTTACCGCGCGACGACCGAAGACAGCGGCGTCCAGGTGCAGAAGATCCTGATCAGCGGCGGCGGTTCGAAACTCGCCGGGCTGGCCGAAGACATTTCCCGAAAGCTCGAACTGCCGGTCGAGGTCCTCGACCCGTTCCGTCAGATCAAAGTCGACACGCGGAAATTTGACCCCGATTACCTGAGTGAAATTATGCCGGAGATGGCGGTTGCCGTCGGATTGGCAGTAAGGGGAGTTGAACTAAGATGA